One window of Papaver somniferum cultivar HN1 chromosome 9, ASM357369v1, whole genome shotgun sequence genomic DNA carries:
- the LOC113311393 gene encoding F-box/kelch-repeat protein At3g06240-like, translating to MIRVYDCYFEADDIFYSIDYASILREAVLMNYPNDNNNNSITHSIYHFIVGSCNGLILLLADDSEKLFLWNPSTREYKEIIRAPAPLKSYLAYGLGYDAKSDNYKLVCIATGKSDDDELDDFSEVYSYTAGSWSRGQNILYVHSDITGGVLLNGVLHWLGEAVHWSGDTATREKTIISFDINSEKFIGLPLPEETMKCPEEIFDVQVLGDSLCLICGVRNVHVDVWVMQNYGVRESWTKQFTITQEGMTEEPRLLKFYGSVKYSEILIQVGERLGLYDQKNDSVRILDINGINDGNFCSESYVESLVSVSSGTYMGTTGKKQSKDAIEIQDSHSKRNTQVTLEEAADKEAKRKHNELLDESSSSSKRKRASYENKELDAVNSSLGDALLVNV from the coding sequence ATGATCAGAGTTTATGATTGTTATTTCGAagctgatgatatattttattccaTAGATTATGCTTCAATATTAAGGGAAGCTGTTCTTATGAATTACCCAAAcgacaataataataattctataaCTCACAGTATTTACCATTTTATTGTGGGATCTTGCAATGGCTTGATTTTATTATTAGCCGATGATAGTGAAAAACTATTTCTTTGGAATCCATCAACAAGAGAGTACAAGGAAATTATTAGAGCACCGGCGCCCTTAAAAAGCTATCTTGCCTATGGGTTGGGTTACGATGCCAAAAGTGATAATTACAAGTTGGTATGCATCGCAACTGGCAAGTCTGATGATGACGAGCTTGATGATTTTTCTGAAGTTTATTCATACACAGCTGGTTCATGGAGTAGAGGCCAAAACATCCTTTATGTGCATTCTGATATAACTGGTGGTGTGCTTCTGAATGGTGTTCTGCATTGGTTAGGTGAAGCTGTACACTGGTCAGGTGATACGGCCACTCGTGAAAAAACTATAATCTCCTTTGATATTAACAGTGAGAAGTTCATTGGTTTACCACTTCCTGAAGAAACTATGAAATGCCCAGAAGAGATATTTGATGTCCAAGTGCTGGGAGATTCCCTTTGCTTAATTTGTGGTGTCCGTAACGTTCATGTTGATGTATGGGTTATGCAAAATTATGGTGTGAGAGAATCTTGGACAAAACAATTCACCATTACCCAAGAAGGAATGACTGAAGAACCCCGATTATTAAAGTTCTATGGCTCTGTTAAATATAGTGAGATTCTAATACAGGTTGGTGAACGTCTCGGTTTATACGACCAAAAGAATGATAGCGTTAGGATCCTAGATATAAATGGCATAAATGACGGTAATTTTTGCTCGGAGAGTTACGTGGAGAGCTTAGTTTCGGTGAGTTCAGGTACTTATATGGGTACAACGGGGAAAAAACAGTCCAAGGATGCTATTGAAATTCAAGATTCTCACTCGAAGAGAAACACCCAAGTTACACTGGAAGAAGCTGCAGATAAAGAAGCGAAACGCAAGCATAATGAACTACTAGATGAAAGTAGTAGCAGTTCTAAAAGAAAACGAGCATCTTATGAGAACAAAGAATTGGATGCCGTTAATTCTTCTCTTGGTGATGCTTTATTAGTCAACGTATAA